The Camelina sativa cultivar DH55 chromosome 14, Cs, whole genome shotgun sequence genome includes a window with the following:
- the LOC104741310 gene encoding E3 ubiquitin-protein ligase RGLG2-like, which produces MGSSSSKRSSNRSSRRYSQSASSSSYGHNPNYTPQAPASSSSSRSVKNQGNKKYSQIGDYYRSINEVTAALSHAGLESSNLIVGIDVTKSNEWTGARSFNRQSLHYIGTTPNPYQQAISIIGKTLSGFDEDNLIPCYGFGDATTHDQHVFSFYPNDTFCNGFEEVLSRYREIVPHLCLAGPTSFAPIIERAMTIVEESGGQYHVLVIIADGQVTRSVDTNQGGLSSQEQKTIDAIVRASAYPLSIVLVGVGDGPWDTMRQFDDNIPARAFDNFQFVNFTEIMAKNLDPGRKEAEFALSALMEIPSQYKATLELGLLGRRTGKSPNKIALPPPISATNPFLNTTPKTSWSSTVAATAPPTSAASSNERESCPICLVNAKNTAFNCGHQTCHGCGQDIDKCPICRTTIAVRIKLY; this is translated from the exons ATGGGAAGTAGCAGTTCGAAACGCTCGAGCAACAGAAGCAGTCGTAGATATTCTCAAAgtgcttcttcatcttcttacgGACACAATCCAAACTACACTCCACAGGCTCCTGCTTCATCTTCCAGTTCCAGGTCTGTGAAGAACCAAGGCAATAAGAAGTATTCTCAGATCGGTGATTACTACCGTTCCATTAATGAG GTTACGGCTGCTCTTTCCCATGCTGGTTTGGAGTCATCGAATCTGATTGTTGGTATAGATGTCACTAAGAGCAATGAGTGGACAG GAGCGAGATCATTCAACAGGCAAAGCTTGCATTACATTGGAACAACTCCAAACCCGTACCAGCAAGCTATTTCCATCATTGGAAAGACTTTATCTGGTTTTGATGAGGATAATTTGATCCCTTGTTATGGATTTGGAGATG CTACAACACATGATCAGCATGTCTTCAGTTTCTATCCGAATGATACATTCTGTAATGGGTTTGAAGAAGTCCTTTCACGTTACAGAGAGATTGTTCCTCATCTGTGTCTTGCAG GGCCAACTTCTTTTGCACCCATTATCGAAAGGGCCATGACTATTGTGGAAGAAAGCGGAGGGCAGTACCATGTTCTTGTCATAATTGCTGATGGacag GTGACAAGAAGTGTTGATACAAATCAAGGCGGCCTCAGCTCACAAGAACAAAAGACCATTGATGCGATCGTTAGAGCTAG TGCATATCCTTTATCGATAGTTCTGGTCGGTGTTGGAGATGGTCCTTGGGATACAATGAGACAGTTTGATGACAACATTCCCGCTCGTGCCTTTGACAAttttcaatttgtaaatttcactgAGATTATGGCTAAAAACCTTGATCCTGGAAGAAAAGAAGCAGAATTTGCACTTTCCGCCTTGATGGAGATCCCGTCTCAGTATAAGGCCACCCTCGAGCTCGGCCTACTCGG ACGAAGAACTGGAAAGTCTCCAAACAAGATTGCTCTTCCACCACCAATCAGTGCTACTAACCCATTTCTGAACACCACCCCGAAAACTTCCTGGTCAAGCACTGTTGCAGCCACTGCACCGCCTACTTCAGCTGCTAGTAGTAACGAGAGAGAG AGTTGCCCGATCTGTCTGGTTAATGCAAAGAACACGGCATTCAACTGTGGCCATCAGACTTGCCATGGATGTGGACAAGACATTGATAAGTGTCCCATTTGCCGCACCACTATTGCAGTTCGCATCAAGCTCTATTAA
- the LOC104741311 gene encoding cytochrome P450 86B1-like — protein MLVSAVEWVYTHLRLSDVALALVGLFLLSYLREKLVSKGGPVMWPVLGIIPPLALNKYDLFGWCTRGVVRAGGTFHYRGIWFGGSYGIMTANPANIEHILKTNFKNYPKGAFYRERFRELLEDGIFNADGELWMEERRVAKTEMHSSRFLEHTFATMRDLVDQKLVPLMEKLSTSKRVFDLQDVLLRFTFDNICISAFGVYPGSLEINLPEIPFAKAFEEATEYTLARFLIPPFVWKPMRFLDIGYERKLKKAVRIVHAFANKTVRERRNKLRKTGNLNESSDLLSRLMQREYEKEEGITRGNYFSDKYFREFCTSFIIAGRDTTSVALVWFFWLVQKHPQVEMNILREIREIRGKRTTQETKDQFEAEELRGMVYLQAALTESLRLYPSVPMEMKQALEDDVLPDGTVVKKGARIHYSVYSMGRIESIWGKDWEEFKPERWIKDGRIVNGDQFKYVVFNTGPRLCVGKKFAYTQMKMVAAQVLMRYSIKLIQVQEIVPKLTTTLYMKNGMRVVLHPRNS, from the coding sequence ATGCTGGTTTCTGCGGTGGAATGGGTATACACCCACTTGAGGTTATCGGACGTGGCTTTAGCCCTAGTAGGGCTTTTTCTTCTTAGTTACTTGCGTGAAAAGTTAGTGAGCAAAGGTGGGCCAGTGATGTGGCCAGTGTTGGGAATCATACCGCCGTTAGCCTTAAACAAATACGATCTGTTTGGTTGGTGCACCAGAGGCGTAGTCAGAGCTGGTGGGACGTTTCATTACAGAGGAATTTGGTTCGGTGGGTCTTACGGAATCATGACCGCGAATCCTGCAAACATCGAGCACATTCTCAAAACCAATTTCAAGAACTATCCAAAAGGTGCGTTTTATAGAGAGAGGTTTCGTGAGCTTCTTGAAGACGGGATCTTTAATGCTGATGGTGAGCTTTGGATGGAAGAGAGACGTGTGGCTAAAACCGAGATGCACTCTTCTCGTTTCTTGGAGCACACGTTTGCTACCATGAGAGATCTGGTGGACCAGAAGCTCGTGCCGCTGATGGAGAAGTTGTCTACTTCTAAGAGAGTCTTTGATCTACAAGATGTGCTCCTGCGTTTCACCTTCGACAACATCTGTATCTCTGCATTTGGGGTTTATCCGGGATCTTTAGAGATCAATTTACCTGAGATTCCTTTCGCTAAGGCTTTTGAGGAAGCCACGGAGTATACACTTGCAAGGTTTCTGATACCTCCTTTTGTGTGGAAGCCAATGAGGTTTCTAGATATTGGGTATGAGAGAAAGCTGAAAAAAGCGGTTAGAATCGTTCATGCATTTGCGAATAAGACagtgagagagaggaggaaCAAGCTGAGGAAAACGGGGAACTTAAACGAATCCTCTGATCTCTTGTCACGCCTTATGCAGAGAGAGtacgagaaagaagaaggtatCACAAGAGGAAACTACTTTTCAGACAAGTACTTCAGAGAGTTCTGCACAAGTTTCATCATTGCGGGTCGGGACACTACATCAGTGGCCCTCGTGTGGTTCTTCTGGCTAGTTCAGAAACATCCTCAAGTCGAGATGAACATCCTAAGGGAAATCAGAGAGATCCGAGGGAAACGTAcaacacaagaaacaaaagaccAGTTCGAGGCTGAAGAGCTTAGGGGAATGGTGTATCTCCAAGCTGCTCTAACAGAGTCACTGAGGCTTTACCCTTCGGTTCCAATGGAGATGAAACAAGCTTTAGAAGACGATGTGTTACCTGATGGGACAGTGGTGAAGAAAGGCGCTAGGATTCACTACtcggtctactcgatggggagAATAGAATCGATTTGGGGGAAAGACTGGGAAGAGTTCAAACCAGAGAGATGGATCAAAGATGGAAGAATAGTGAACGGAGATCAGTTCAAGTACGTTGTGTTCAACACAGGTCCGAGGCTATGTGTTGGGAAGAAGTTTGCGTATACACAGATGAAAATGGTGGCTGCACAAGTCTTGATGAGGTATTCAATCAAATTGATTCAAGTTCAGGAGATTGTTCCCAAGCTCACGACTACATTGTACATGAAGAACGGTATGCGTGTCGTGCTCCATCCCCGCAACTCGTAA
- the LOC109128678 gene encoding cytochrome P450 86B1-like has protein sequence MEMKMLVSAVEWVYTHLRLSDVALALVGLFLLSYLREKLVSKGGPVMWPVLGIIPPLALNKHDLFGWCTRGVVRVGGTFHYRGIWFGGSYGIMTANPANIEQILKTNFKNYPKGAFYRERFRELLEDGIFNADGELWMEERRVAKTEMHSSRFLEHTFTTMRDLVDQKLVPLMEKLSTSKRVFDLQDRSIYRRFLSLRLLRKPRSIHLQGF, from the exons ATGGAGATGAAAATGCTGGTTTCTGCGGTGGAATGGGTATACACCCACTTGAGGTTATCGGACGTGGCTTTAGCCCTAGTAGGGCTTTTTCTTCTTAGTTACTTGCGTGAAAAGTTAGTGAGCAAAGGTGGGCCAGTGATGTGGCCAGTGTTGGGAATCATACCGCCGTTAGCCCTAAACAAACACGATCTGTTTGGTTGGTGCACCAGAGGCGTAGTCAGAGTTGGTGGGACGTTTCATTACAGAGGAATTTGGTTCGGTGGGTCTTACGGAATCATGACCGCGAATCCTGCAAACATCGAGCAGATTCTCAAAACCAATTTCAAGAACTATCCAAAAGGTGCGTTTTATAGAGAGAGGTTTCGTGAGCTTCTTGAAGACGGGATCTTTAATGCTGATGGTGAGCTTTGGATGGAAGAGAGACGTGTGGCTAAAACCGAGATGCACTCTTCTCGTTTCTTGGAGCACACGTTTACTACCATGAGAGATCTGGTGGACCAGAAGCTCGTGCCGCTGATGGAGAAGTTGTCTACTTCTAAGAGAGTCTTTGATCTACAAGAT AGATCGATTTACCGGAGATTCCTTTCGCTAAGGCTTTTGAGGAAGCCACGGAGTATACACTTGCAAGGTTTCTGA
- the LOC104741312 gene encoding vegetative incompatibility protein HET-E-1-like, which yields MRVISKLFDSDKRKRTPKHLDSGESATSSSSLSDATTGSSSLHSSLSLQTLPSVPSLQKIPSATVTVSHSVTSSFKLRKRSLPVTCLAVNGGYLFAVSGHEVSIYDRDMCAHLDTFNGQDPFSGTVKSVGFSGEKIFTAHQDGKIGVWKLTAKSGYKQLTTLPTLNDRLRRFALPKNYVQVRRHKKRLWIEHADAVTALAVNDGFIYSVSWDKTLKIWRASDLRCKESIKAHDDAVNAVAVSANGTVYTGSADRRIRVWAKPTGSKRHALVATLEKHKSAVNALALNDDGSVLFSGSCDRSILVWEREDTCDYMAVRGALRGHDKAILSLFNVSDLLLSGSADRTVRIWRRGSDSSYSCLEVLSGHTKPVKSLAAVKDTESDGVVSIVSGSLDGEVKCWKVSVTKPDHSFYTNLVQ from the coding sequence ATGAGAGTTATCTCAAAGCTGTTCGATTCAGACAAAAGAAAACGAACACCGAAACATTTAGATTCCGGCGAAAGCGCCACGTCTTCATCTTCACTCAGCGACGCCACCACCGGCTCAAGCAGCCTCCACAGTAGTCTCTCTCTCCAGACTCTCCCTTCAGTTCCATCTCTTCAGAAAATCCCCTCCGCCACCGTAACCGTCTCTCACTCCGTTACCTCTTCTTTCAAACTCCGTAAACGGAGTCTCCCCGTCACATGTCTCGCCGTCAACGGTGGTTACCTCTTCGCCGTCTCCGGACACGAAGTGAGCATCTACGACCGCGACATGTGCGCTCATCTCGACACATTCAACGGACAGGATCCTTTCTCGGGAACAGTCAAATCCGTCGGTTTCTCCGGTGAAAAAATCTTCACGGCGCACCAAGACGGTAAGATCGGAGTTTGGAAACTAACGGCGAAAAGCGGTTATAAACAGTTGACGACGCTTCCGACTTTAAACGACCGTCTACGACGTTTCGCTCTCCCTAAAAACTACGTTCAAGTACGCCGTCATAAAAAACGTCTCTGGATCGAACATGCCGACGCCGTCACTGCTCTCGCCGTCAACGACGGGTTCATTTACTCTGTTTCTTGGGATAAGactttgaagatttggagagCCTCTGATCTTCGTTGCAAAGAGTCTATCAAAGCTCACGATGACGCCGTTAATGCCGTCGCCGTCTCTGCAAACGGCACGGTTTACACCGGTTCCGCTGATAGACGTATCCGGGTCTGGGCTAAACCGACCGGTTCGAAACGTCACGCGTTGGTCGCGACTTTGGAGAAGCATAAATCGGCGGTTAACGCTTTGGCATTAAACGACGATGGATCGGTTTTGTTTTCCGGTTCGTGTGACCGGTCTATTTTGGTTTGGGAGAGGGAGGACACTTGCGATTACATGGCGGTGAGAGGTGCTTTGAGGGGACATGATAAAGCAATACTAAGCTTGTTCAACGTCTCTGATTTGCTGCTGAGTGGATCTGCTGATCGGACGGTTAGAATTTGGCGACGTGGATCCGATTCTAGTTATAGTTGCTTGGAGGTCCTTTCTGGTCATACTAAACCGGTTAAGTCGTTGGCGGCGGTTAAAGATACGGAGTCAGACGGTGTCGTTTCGATCGTCAGTGGAAGTCTCGACGGAGAGGTTAAATGTTGGAAGGTCTCCGTCACCAAACCGGATCATTCATTTTACACGAATCTtgttcaataa